A single window of Fischerella sp. PCC 9605 DNA harbors:
- a CDS encoding MFS transporter: MLRLSRYQWTVLLIAWLGWGFAMFEALLFNYVAPNCVPTLLGLTIGSPEAKAATLYWTGLLTSILLIGWAVGGVFFGQVADRIGRSKTMAIAILLYAFGNACCAFAPNIWFLMLCRIVASLGIGGEWAAGASMVAEVVPEKSRIEAGAILYTASPAGLFLATYVNYQIAGVLFPDNPETSWRYVLLCGLVPAAVTLLVRVFLKEPERWEKAKSKHRSSGLGELFNRQNLPLTISGLLMALIALLTNWSSNAFIPIVATGLANTAANAQNLDAKATLALVEEWKVLATNSFNWGGLVGTLLTVPAAKYLGRKKMFALYFILSAVSIMVTFGLPLPPQIRLYLYFTIGLSAIGVFGSFTYYLPELFPTRLRATGSGFCYNAGRVIAAAGPFLVGAIASGGANAYNTAVQALFWVGFIPLLGLAFLPWVIETKGGVLVD, translated from the coding sequence ATGTTGCGTCTGAGTCGTTACCAATGGACTGTATTGTTAATAGCGTGGCTAGGGTGGGGCTTTGCCATGTTTGAAGCCTTGCTATTTAACTACGTTGCCCCAAATTGTGTTCCGACACTTTTGGGTTTGACCATTGGTTCACCAGAGGCTAAGGCGGCAACTCTTTATTGGACTGGTCTTTTGACTTCCATTCTTCTGATTGGTTGGGCAGTTGGTGGGGTGTTTTTTGGGCAAGTCGCCGATCGGATTGGGCGTAGTAAGACGATGGCGATCGCCATTCTTCTCTATGCTTTTGGAAATGCTTGCTGTGCGTTTGCTCCCAATATCTGGTTTTTGATGCTGTGTCGGATAGTTGCTAGTCTCGGGATTGGTGGCGAGTGGGCGGCTGGGGCTTCAATGGTGGCGGAAGTAGTCCCAGAAAAATCACGTATAGAAGCAGGAGCAATATTATACACTGCTTCCCCAGCGGGTTTGTTTTTGGCGACCTATGTTAACTACCAAATCGCCGGGGTATTATTTCCCGACAACCCGGAAACCTCTTGGCGCTACGTGTTACTCTGCGGTCTTGTCCCCGCAGCTGTTACCTTATTGGTGCGAGTGTTTCTCAAAGAACCAGAACGTTGGGAGAAGGCAAAAAGTAAACACCGCTCATCTGGACTCGGCGAACTCTTCAACCGCCAAAATCTACCTTTGACTATCAGCGGCTTGTTAATGGCGTTGATTGCTTTATTGACAAATTGGAGTAGTAATGCTTTTATCCCAATAGTAGCTACAGGTTTAGCTAACACAGCTGCCAATGCCCAAAACTTAGATGCGAAAGCTACATTAGCACTAGTCGAAGAATGGAAAGTCCTAGCCACAAATAGTTTTAACTGGGGAGGTCTGGTAGGCACATTGCTGACGGTTCCTGCTGCGAAATACTTGGGGCGCAAAAAGATGTTTGCCCTTTATTTCATTCTCTCAGCAGTATCAATTATGGTTACTTTTGGGCTACCATTACCTCCGCAAATTCGCTTGTATCTGTATTTCACAATCGGTTTAAGCGCGATCGGTGTTTTCGGTAGTTTTACATACTACCTACCAGAGCTTTTTCCTACGAGACTGCGCGCCACTGGTTCAGGTTTTTGCTACAACGCGGGGCGTGTGATAGCCGCAGCAGGTCCATTTTTAGTGGGTGCGATCGCATCTGGGGGAGCGAATGCATACAACACTGCTGTGCAAGCGCTGTTTTGGGTTGGTTTTATTCCCCTGTTGGGGTTAGCTTTTTTGCCTTGGGTAATTGAAACCAAGGGCGGAGTGTTGGTGGACTGA
- a CDS encoding cytochrome P450: MTISTIERLNPFIPEVIEDPYKFYRRYRELDPVHWGLSANPRLSGSWYLFRYEDVVHVLESPKFGREASRVREDGEGAPVPAAYKGFRSMVSNWMVFRDPPDHTRLRSLVNKVFSPRMVENIRPAIFGIADSLLDRVQVRGEMDLVEDFAFPLPVMVIATLLGVDPQDRPMFREWALALQHASASRLTPSPEVYAQAEQATWGFIEYFKKAIAQRHKEPRQDLITALAKAQDEGNKLNDEEILATCIHLLTAGHETTINLIAKGTLALLRNPDALKLLRSHPELIAGAVEELIRYDSPVQMVSRWAFADVEIGDKLIRRGDSVGLILGSANRDPARFVNPDVLDIQRQDCKHCGFGSGIHFCLGAALARAEAQIALNVLLNRLPELRLLDEKVEWADNIVFHGPKHLRVAFKEPMAKAS; the protein is encoded by the coding sequence ATGACGATTTCTACAATTGAAAGATTAAACCCGTTTATACCTGAAGTTATTGAAGACCCCTACAAATTCTACCGACGCTATCGGGAGTTAGATCCTGTCCATTGGGGACTCTCCGCAAACCCGCGGTTGTCTGGTAGTTGGTATCTGTTTCGTTATGAAGATGTGGTGCATGTGCTTGAGAGTCCTAAATTTGGTCGCGAGGCTTCGCGAGTTCGAGAGGACGGCGAAGGCGCACCAGTGCCAGCTGCCTATAAGGGATTTCGGTCGATGGTTAGCAACTGGATGGTTTTTAGAGATCCACCCGATCACACCCGGTTGCGATCGCTAGTTAACAAAGTTTTCTCTCCCAGGATGGTTGAAAACATCCGTCCAGCTATTTTTGGGATCGCGGATAGTCTGCTGGATCGGGTTCAAGTCCGCGGCGAAATGGACTTGGTTGAGGATTTTGCTTTTCCTTTACCAGTGATGGTGATTGCTACTCTGCTGGGTGTAGATCCGCAGGATCGCCCAATGTTCCGTGAATGGGCGTTAGCTTTACAACATGCCAGCGCCTCACGCCTGACTCCTTCACCAGAGGTTTACGCTCAAGCTGAGCAGGCAACTTGGGGATTTATTGAATACTTCAAGAAAGCGATCGCCCAGCGGCACAAAGAACCACGTCAAGATCTGATTACGGCTTTAGCTAAGGCCCAAGACGAGGGCAATAAACTCAACGACGAAGAGATCCTCGCCACATGCATCCATCTCCTAACGGCGGGTCACGAAACTACGATTAACCTGATTGCCAAAGGGACGCTGGCGTTGCTCCGCAATCCCGATGCGCTCAAACTATTGCGTTCTCACCCCGAACTGATTGCTGGAGCGGTAGAGGAGCTAATACGTTACGACAGTCCCGTGCAAATGGTGTCACGCTGGGCTTTCGCAGATGTGGAGATTGGCGACAAGCTCATCCGCCGTGGAGACAGCGTGGGGCTGATACTCGGTTCTGCCAACCGAGATCCCGCACGTTTTGTGAATCCTGATGTCCTCGATATCCAGCGCCAGGATTGTAAGCACTGCGGCTTTGGTAGCGGTATCCACTTCTGCCTTGGTGCTGCCTTGGCACGTGCTGAGGCTCAGATTGCGTTGAATGTCCTGCTCAATCGTTTGCCCGAACTGCGCTTGCTAGACGAGAAGGTGGAGTGGGCAGACAACATTGTGTTCCACGGGCCCAAGCATCTGCGAGTTGCCTTTAAAGAGCCTATGGCAAAAGCATCGTAA